One Miscanthus floridulus cultivar M001 chromosome 11, ASM1932011v1, whole genome shotgun sequence DNA window includes the following coding sequences:
- the LOC136493626 gene encoding MYB-like transcription factor EOBII, with protein sequence MEVPLVWGRQEEVDGWRKGPWTSQEDKLLVDHVRQHGEGRWNSVSKLAGLKRSGKSCRLRWVNYLRPDLKRGKITPQEESIIVQLHALWGNRWSTIARSLPGRTDNEIKNYWRTHFKKGKPSKNIERARARFLKQRQEMMQQQQQSLGQLDEDGDQPRGTCTGATAADDDRGSATGDACAAPTTTVATEAGADLIMHDDAMVDCFMCPMSCDDLLVLHGAAGGQGGGTGSCCGSTASDAYGSNEEDGGATWGSLWNLDGAGEVCTLW encoded by the exons ATGGAGGTGCCGCTCGTCTGGGGACGGCAGGAGGAGGTGGACGGGTGGAGGAAGGGCCCCTGGACCAGCCAGGAGGACAAGCTGCTCGTCGACCATGTCAGGCAGCACGGCGAAGGGAGGTGGAACTCCGTCTCCAAGCTTGCAG GGCTCAAGAGGAGTGGCAAGAGCTGCAGGCTGCGGTGGGTCAACTACCTGAGACCAGATCTGAAACGGGGTAAGATCACACCCCAAGAGGAGAGCATCATAGTCCAGCTCCATGCTTTGTGGGGGAACAG GTGGTCGACGATCGCTCGCAGCCTCCCTGGCAGGACGGACAACGAGATCAAGAACTACTGGCGGACGCACTTCAAGAAGGGCAAGCCGTCCAAGAACATCGAGCGCGCCAGAGCCCGGTTCCTCAAGCAGCGGCAGGAAatgatgcagcagcagcagcagtctcTTGGGCAGCTTGACGAGGACGGGGACCAGCCCCGCGGCACGTGCACCGGCGCCACGGCCGCCGACGACGACCGTGGCAGCGCAACCGGTGACGCGTGCGCGGCGCCGACGACGACAGTAGCCACCGAAGCCGGGGCGGACCTGATCATGCACGACGACGCCATGGTGGACTGCTTCATGTGCCCGATGTCCTGCGAcgacctcctcgtcctccacggcgCCGCCGGCGGGCAGGGCGGTGGCACCGGCAGCTGCTGCGGCTCCACGGCCAGCGACGCGTACGGGTCCAACGAGGAGGACGGCGGCGCCACATGGGGCAGCCTGTGGAACCTCGACGGCGCCGGGGAGGTGTGCACGCTGTGGTAG